The Flavobacterium marginilacus genome window below encodes:
- a CDS encoding acyl-CoA carboxylase subunit beta, whose amino-acid sequence MQDKIKILSDKIAQAHLGGGKKRIAKQHSSKKLTARERIDYLMDEGSFEEIGMLVTHRTTDFGMENEMYYGDGVITGYGTINGRLVYIFAQDFTVFGGSLSETHAEKICKIMDMAVKVGAPMIGLNDSGGARIQEGVRSLGGYADIFYRNVQASGVIPQISAIMGPCAGGAVYSPAITDFTIMVEETSYMFVTGPNVVKTVTNESVTSEELGGASTHSTKSGVAHRTAVNGVVCLEDIKRLLSYLPQNNKEKPRSLPYELKDEIREQLAGIIPDNPNKPYDMHVVISGIIDEDSFFEIHKNYAENIIVGFARLGGRSIGIVANQPMFLAGCLDVKSSKKAARFTRFCDAFNIPLLVLVDVPGFLPGTDQEWNGIIVHGAKLLYALSEATVPRVTVITRKAYGGAYDVMNSKHIGADMNFAWPTAEIAVMGAKGASEIIFKKEIQDAEDHEAKLLEKEAEYADLFANPYTATQRGFVDEVILPQDTRRKLIKAFAMLENKVSVTPDRKHGNIPL is encoded by the coding sequence ATGCAGGACAAAATAAAAATACTCAGCGATAAAATTGCTCAGGCTCATTTGGGCGGAGGAAAAAAGCGTATTGCAAAACAGCACAGCAGTAAAAAACTAACCGCAAGGGAACGCATCGATTATTTGATGGATGAAGGTTCTTTTGAAGAAATCGGGATGCTGGTGACACACCGCACCACCGATTTTGGGATGGAAAACGAAATGTATTACGGCGATGGAGTTATAACAGGATACGGAACTATCAATGGAAGATTGGTTTATATTTTCGCTCAGGATTTTACGGTTTTTGGAGGTTCATTATCCGAAACCCATGCCGAGAAAATCTGCAAAATTATGGATATGGCCGTAAAAGTAGGTGCTCCAATGATTGGACTGAACGATTCGGGAGGCGCACGTATACAGGAAGGAGTTCGTTCGCTGGGAGGCTATGCTGATATTTTTTACAGAAACGTTCAGGCGAGCGGCGTGATTCCGCAGATATCTGCCATTATGGGACCTTGTGCCGGCGGAGCGGTTTATTCCCCAGCGATTACTGATTTTACGATTATGGTCGAAGAAACGAGTTATATGTTTGTTACCGGACCGAATGTGGTGAAAACCGTGACCAACGAATCGGTGACTTCGGAGGAATTGGGAGGTGCGAGTACGCATTCTACCAAGTCGGGAGTGGCACACCGCACAGCTGTGAATGGCGTGGTTTGTCTGGAAGATATCAAAAGACTGCTGAGTTATCTGCCTCAAAATAACAAAGAAAAACCCCGCAGTCTGCCGTATGAACTCAAAGATGAAATACGTGAACAATTGGCCGGCATTATTCCGGATAACCCGAATAAACCTTATGATATGCATGTTGTTATAAGCGGGATTATAGACGAAGATTCATTTTTTGAAATTCATAAAAACTATGCCGAAAATATTATTGTGGGTTTTGCCCGGTTGGGAGGCCGAAGCATTGGAATCGTTGCCAATCAGCCGATGTTTCTAGCTGGCTGTCTGGATGTGAAAAGTTCGAAAAAAGCAGCGCGTTTTACCCGTTTTTGCGATGCGTTTAATATTCCGTTATTGGTATTGGTCGATGTACCGGGTTTTTTGCCGGGAACCGATCAAGAGTGGAACGGGATTATTGTTCACGGAGCAAAACTGCTTTATGCCTTAAGCGAAGCAACAGTCCCGAGAGTTACCGTGATTACCCGAAAAGCCTACGGAGGCGCTTATGACGTGATGAACTCTAAACACATTGGTGCCGATATGAATTTTGCCTGGCCGACTGCTGAGATTGCGGTAATGGGAGCCAAAGGCGCTTCGGAAATTATATTTAAGAAAGAAATTCAGGATGCCGAAGATCATGAAGCTAAACTCCTAGAAAAAGAAGCCGAATATGCCGATTTGTTTGCGAATCCGTACACGGCAACGCAGCGCGGTTTTGTCGATGAGGTGATTTTGCCACAAGATACAAGACGCAAACTGATAAAAGCTTTTGCCATGCTGGAAAATAAAGTAAGTGTGACTCCTGATAGGAAGCATGGAAATATTCCTTTGTAA
- a CDS encoding PmeII family type II restriction endonuclease, with amino-acid sequence MPNRTEKELLIEIVEYFNVYIFENHINAALKVHSKLKSYNINPIVVKYLSKVLEGNYNAVGVAKALYYPRVLGTSINTSFGTRIQNMFVDLKIGEGSLIKGMDIEFIDKIDNRRKWCQLKSGPNTINSEDVKPLIKKFSDTINLARTNKAFKNINNTDFIVGVLYGEQNELSMHYKVIDKTHPVIIGKDFWHRVTGFPDFYNGLVDNLQKIINNIDTQDLINVGVEELAKEIESSQLFDFNKL; translated from the coding sequence ATGCCAAATAGAACTGAAAAGGAACTTTTAATTGAAATAGTAGAGTATTTTAATGTATATATTTTTGAAAATCATATCAATGCGGCTTTAAAAGTTCACTCAAAACTTAAATCGTACAATATTAATCCTATTGTAGTAAAGTATTTGTCAAAAGTTTTGGAAGGAAATTATAATGCAGTTGGAGTGGCTAAAGCCCTTTATTATCCCAGAGTGTTGGGGACTTCAATAAATACTTCTTTTGGTACCAGAATTCAAAATATGTTTGTTGATTTAAAAATTGGTGAAGGTTCTTTAATTAAAGGAATGGATATAGAATTTATAGATAAAATAGATAATCGACGAAAATGGTGCCAATTAAAATCGGGGCCAAATACAATTAATTCTGAGGATGTGAAACCTCTAATAAAAAAGTTTTCAGACACAATTAACCTTGCTAGAACAAACAAAGCATTTAAAAATATAAATAACACAGATTTTATAGTTGGTGTTCTTTATGGAGAACAGAATGAGTTAAGTATGCACTACAAAGTGATAGATAAAACACATCCTGTTATTATTGGTAAAGACTTTTGGCATAGAGTTACAGGATTTCCTGACTTTTATAATGGTTTAGTTGATAATCTACAAAAAATAATTAATAATATTGATACTCAGGATTTAATAAATGTCGGAGTTGAAGAACTGGCAAAGGAAATTGAAAGTTCTCAACTTTTTGACTTTAATAAATTATAA
- the accC gene encoding acetyl-CoA carboxylase biotin carboxylase subunit, with the protein MKKILVANRGEIAIRVMKTAQKMGIKTAAVYSAADRNSPHVKFADEAVCIGEAPSSQSYLLGHKIIEAAKSLNADAIHPGYGFLSENADFAEEAEKNNLIFIGPKSHAIKIMGSKLAAKDAVKEYNIPMVPGIDEAITDIEKAKQAATAIGFPILIKASAGGGGKGMRVVETEADFESQMNRAISEAVAAFGDGSVFIEKYVASPRHIEIQVMADSHGTILYFFERECSIQRRHQKVVEEAPSSVLTPELRRKMGEAAVLVAKSCDYIGAGTVEFLLDENNNFYFLEMNTRLQVEHPVTELITGTDLVELQIRVARGEALPIKQDDLQIKGHALELRVYAEDPLNDFLPSVGHLDVYQLPVGEGIRVDNGFEQGMDIPIYYDPMLAKLITYGHTREEALQLMIKAIENYKVEGVQTTLPFGKFVFEHEAFRSGKFDTHFVKKYYNADLLKNQMAQEAEIAALVALKQYFEDQKIIRLPN; encoded by the coding sequence ATGAAAAAAATACTAGTTGCTAATAGAGGTGAAATCGCTATCAGGGTGATGAAAACCGCACAGAAAATGGGTATTAAAACAGCAGCAGTTTATTCGGCTGCCGACAGGAATTCTCCGCATGTAAAATTTGCTGATGAAGCGGTTTGTATTGGTGAAGCGCCTTCAAGCCAATCGTATTTGCTGGGACACAAAATTATAGAAGCTGCCAAATCTCTGAACGCTGATGCCATTCATCCCGGATATGGTTTTCTCAGTGAAAATGCTGATTTTGCAGAAGAAGCCGAAAAAAACAACTTAATTTTTATTGGTCCAAAATCACATGCAATAAAAATTATGGGAAGTAAACTGGCAGCAAAAGATGCTGTTAAAGAATATAATATTCCAATGGTTCCGGGCATAGACGAGGCAATTACTGATATCGAAAAAGCAAAGCAGGCAGCCACAGCAATTGGTTTTCCTATCTTGATTAAAGCTTCGGCTGGCGGTGGCGGAAAAGGAATGCGTGTGGTAGAAACCGAAGCCGATTTTGAGTCTCAAATGAACCGGGCCATAAGTGAAGCTGTTGCAGCGTTTGGCGACGGCTCCGTTTTTATTGAAAAATATGTGGCCTCTCCAAGGCATATTGAAATTCAGGTGATGGCAGACAGTCATGGTACTATTTTATATTTTTTTGAAAGAGAGTGCAGTATTCAGCGACGCCATCAAAAAGTGGTGGAAGAAGCACCGTCTTCAGTTTTGACTCCCGAACTGCGCAGGAAAATGGGAGAAGCAGCTGTTTTGGTGGCTAAGTCCTGTGATTACATAGGAGCTGGAACTGTTGAATTTTTATTGGATGAAAATAATAATTTCTATTTCCTCGAAATGAATACCCGTCTGCAGGTGGAGCATCCCGTTACGGAACTGATTACAGGCACCGATTTGGTCGAACTGCAGATCAGAGTCGCAAGGGGAGAAGCATTGCCAATTAAGCAAGACGATTTACAAATAAAGGGGCATGCTCTTGAACTGCGTGTTTATGCCGAAGATCCGCTGAATGATTTCCTGCCGAGTGTTGGTCATCTTGATGTGTATCAATTGCCTGTTGGCGAAGGGATCCGTGTAGATAATGGTTTTGAGCAGGGTATGGATATTCCGATTTATTATGATCCGATGCTCGCCAAATTAATCACTTACGGACATACGCGGGAAGAAGCACTACAGCTGATGATTAAAGCTATTGAAAATTACAAAGTAGAAGGCGTGCAGACAACTTTGCCTTTCGGGAAATTTGTTTTTGAGCACGAAGCTTTCCGTTCAGGGAAATTTGATACTCATTTTGTCAAGAAATATTACAATGCCGATTTGCTGAAAAATCAAATGGCACAGGAAGCCGAAATTGCAGCTTTGGTTGCCTTGAAACAGTATTTTGAAGACCAAAAAATAATACGATTGCCAAATTGA
- a CDS encoding acetyl-CoA carboxylase biotin carboxyl carrier protein subunit, whose amino-acid sequence MSSNYKVTVNDAFHFDFEKESVSQLDSIPAGVNKFHILHQNSPYKAEIVSSDFNQKRFTVKVNNTNYTVVISNPLDILIKEMGFEAGSAKQVNVIKAPMPGLILEINAVVGQSVKENDNLIILSAMKMENSFLSPRDGVIKSIFVKTGDAVEKGQLLIEFE is encoded by the coding sequence ATGAGTTCAAATTACAAAGTAACTGTTAATGATGCTTTCCATTTTGATTTTGAAAAAGAAAGCGTTTCTCAGCTCGATTCAATACCTGCAGGGGTAAATAAATTTCATATCCTGCATCAAAATTCGCCTTATAAAGCTGAAATCGTCTCATCGGATTTTAATCAAAAACGCTTTACAGTGAAGGTAAATAATACCAATTATACTGTTGTAATTTCAAATCCGCTGGATATTTTGATTAAAGAAATGGGGTTTGAGGCTGGGTCGGCCAAGCAGGTTAATGTGATTAAAGCTCCCATGCCGGGACTGATTTTGGAAATCAATGCTGTTGTCGGACAGTCCGTAAAGGAAAATGACAATCTAATTATTCTAAGTGCCATGAAAATGGAGAACAGTTTTCTTTCGCCCCGTGACGGTGTGATTAAATCTATTTTCGTAAAGACTGGAGATGCTGTGGAAAAAGGGCAGTTATTAATTGAATTTGAGTAA
- a CDS encoding THC0290_0291 family protein: protein MSKKITCIFIAFLGLFNLSYAQSSVAHEIGGFLGPSVMKSDYGQRNDDPSTYRNTGFAIGFIHYLNFSSNSMSSAYFKEHFKVRSELSFNQTELNHFGKWAENGNSIGKRQLRAMEGKSSILNLGAQLEYFPFRRIHDFEYTVGSFSPYFSLGLQCNFYNVKSSSSMGELGTVAATFPKYLIPSDGHSYGFSTESSSTWSIVSGVGSRYKLTPLSDLLVEFRLQYFGSDWVDGLNPNKQIFTENKYNDWQVGLTFGYIFYLD from the coding sequence ATGTCCAAAAAGATTACTTGTATTTTTATTGCTTTTCTTGGGCTTTTCAATTTATCTTATGCTCAGTCTTCAGTTGCTCATGAAATAGGCGGTTTTTTGGGTCCTAGTGTTATGAAATCGGATTACGGACAAAGAAATGATGATCCTTCTACTTATCGGAATACTGGTTTTGCAATTGGTTTTATACATTATCTGAATTTTTCATCCAATTCGATGAGCAGTGCTTATTTTAAAGAACATTTTAAAGTACGTTCCGAGTTGTCTTTTAATCAGACCGAATTGAATCATTTTGGAAAATGGGCAGAAAATGGTAATAGCATTGGCAAACGGCAGTTAAGAGCAATGGAAGGGAAATCATCTATTTTAAATCTGGGTGCGCAGCTAGAATATTTTCCATTTAGAAGAATCCACGATTTTGAATATACTGTAGGCTCTTTTTCACCTTATTTTAGTTTAGGGCTTCAATGTAATTTTTACAATGTAAAATCTTCTTCATCGATGGGAGAATTGGGAACTGTGGCAGCAACCTTCCCAAAATATTTAATTCCTTCGGATGGACATTCTTACGGTTTTTCTACCGAAAGCAGCAGTACTTGGTCAATTGTTTCAGGTGTAGGTTCTCGTTACAAATTAACTCCTCTATCGGATTTACTTGTTGAATTTCGCCTTCAGTATTTTGGTTCCGACTGGGTGGACGGATTAAATCCTAATAAACAAATTTTTACCGAAAACAAATATAACGACTGGCAGGTCGGGTTAACTTTTGGTTACATTTTTTATCTGGACTGA